The Bradyrhizobium oligotrophicum S58 genome contains the following window.
CGCCCGCAAAGCGCACGCCCGCGAGCACGACCGCGTCGTTCTCCAAGAGATGCACCCCGAACCGCGCCGCCTCGGCCCGCGCCAGATTCAACTCCTCGGGGTAGGTGCGGTGATAATATTCATGGTTGCCCATCACCATGACGATGGGCACGTCCTCCGCCACGATCTCGCGCAGTCGCGCAAAGCCGTTCACCGCCCCCTCGCAGACATCGCCGGCGACGACCACCACATCGACCCCGGGCAGGGGCTCGATCGGCTTGATGTCGGCCATGTCGGCGTGGAGATCGGAGAAGATGTGGAGGTGCATGGGGGTGTGGACGGTGGCGCGCAGGGGCTCGCGGCGTAAGGCACGTTAGCGAGTCGTAACGCGCCGTTCGCGTCGTATGGTGAACTACGCTCGTCGAATCTGCCCTGCGCTTGCTACTAAGTTGGTGTGCTTGGGTCTAAGGCGATGACCAGCTTCTGGCGCACAAAATTCGAAACCACGCGCACGAAGGTGGGTCTATTCGTGTATCCTCAGTAGGTTTTGAGATTTGATCGACTTTCTCCCATTTCACAAACTCTATGCGGTGATCTACGGGATTGCTGAGTAACAGTCCTTTGTCGAAATGTCGTAGGGGAATTCTTAGAATACCCGTTGGCACATCCTTGATGCCGATAATGTACGGCTGCGAGTTTGTCCTTAAATCAAGGTCGGCTTTCGCGCGTTCGTATCCAAGAGTAAAAATGGCGGCAATAATTGGAACTCCAATTCGGAGTAGTTTTCGAAGCTCTACGACAGAAAGAGGAGCCAGCTCAACTTTTGGCACGAATCGATCAAACAGGATGATCCATAGATATCCAAGGCCAACTAAGTAAAAAAGCGGGAAACCGCTTGAAGTGAAGACAAAAATCGAAACCGGCCCGCCGACTAGGAAGAGTGGCGCGATCCATGACTTCCAGTTGTTGCGTTGAATTTTCGGCGGGTCTTCGAGTATGAATCTCCATGCCTGCCAGCCAAATATGGTTATGATGCCGATGGGCATCCACAGTATTGCATTAGTAAAATAGTCTGTTGCGGTTACAAAAGTTTGGAAAAAGCTTCCGACATAGGCGAAGTAGCCAAATTCATGGACGACGGACAGAAGTATCATCGCGGCAGAGAGAGCGGCGATCGATTTTGCAAAGTTTTCGAGCAGTTTCTCCATTGCTCTTCATGCTTTTAGATGAGGGTTCGATAGTCAGTCGAAAGGAGCCGATGGAAAATACCATCGGCTCCTCTGCTTTTATCAGCAGTGTATGGCTGGTGAGCCAATCAATAGTCCCTCACGAACACCCCGTCGTGCTTCCGCATGTATCACACTTCATACAAGTCCCGTTCCGGACCAGCGTGAAGTTCCCGCACTCCGAGCACATCTCGCCTTCGTAGCCCTTGGCTTTCGCCTCGGCGCGGCGTTCGGCCTTGGAGGCGACCTGGGTGTTCGCCGTGCCGGCCTTGCTCCACTGCAGCGCCTCGAGCTTCTCGGTGGGCGAGAGGTCATGCTGTGGCTCGTGCTTCAGGGCGACGGCGCCGTCGATGGCGTCGCCGGTGCGGGAGGAGGAGCGGGCGGTGGCACCGCTGCCGACCGACCCGGTCGACGAGGAGACCGACGACGCGCCGCTGCCCTGGGAGCCGCCGCGCATCACGACGAGATTATCGGTGCGGGAGCGGGTCAGGCCGCGCGAGACGTACTTCGCGGCCTGCTGGCTAGGTCCGTCCTCCGACGGCTTGCCTTCGTCGACGCCGCGGCCGAGCGCATCGAAATTGCTTTCGCTGGGGTCGACATGGGCGAGGTCGAAGCGCGACATGTAGCTGACGGCGAGCTCGCGGAACACGTAGTCGAGGATCGACGTCGCGTATTTGATCGAGTCGTTGCCCTGCACGGGGCCGGCCGGCTCGAAGCGGGTGAAGGTGAAGGCGTCGACATACTCCTCCAGCGGCACGCCGTATTGCAGGCCCAGCGACACCGCAATGGCGAAGTTGTTGATGAAGGAGCGTAGCGCGGCGCCCTCCTTGTGCATGTCGATGAAGATCTCGCCGAGGCGGCCGTCATCATATTCGCCGGTGCGCAAGTAGACCTTGTGGCCGCCGACGACCGCCTTCTGGGTGTAGCCCTTGCGGCGATCCGGCATCTTCTCGCGCTCGCGCATCACGACGATGCGCTCGACCAGCTTCTCGACGATCTTCTCCGAGACCTGGGCGGCACGCGCGGCCATCGGCTTCTCGTAGAAGGACTCGACCGCATCGTCCTCGTCCTCGTCGTCCGAGATGAGCTGCGAGTTGAGCGGCTGCGACAGTTTTGAGCCGTCGCGGTACAGCGCGTTGGCCTTCAGCGCGAGCTTCCAGGACAACAGATACGCCGCCTTGCAGTCCTCGACCGTGGCGTCGTTCGGCATGTTGATGGTCTTGGAGATCGCGCCCGAGATGAACGGCTGCGCCGCCGCCATCATGCGGATGTGGCTCTCGACCGAGAGATAGCGCTTGCCGATCTTGCCGCAGGGATTGGCGCAATCGAACACCGCGTAGTGCTCGGCCTTCAAATGCGGGGCACCCTCGACCGTCATCGCGCCGCAGATGTGCACGTTGGCGGCCTCGATCTCGCGCTTGCTGAAGCCGATGGCAGCGAGCAACTCGAAGGTCGGGGAGGCAAGCGCTTCCGCCGAGACGCCGAGCTGCTTGACGATGAAGTCCTCGCCCAGCGTCCACTTGTTGAACACGAACTTGATGTCGAACGCGGTCGGCAGCGCCTTCTCGACCTTGGCGATGGCCTCGTCCGTAAAACCCTTGGCCCGGAGCGTCGTGGCGTTGACGCCGGGGGCGTTGGACAGCGAGCCGTGACCGACCGCATAGGCCTCGATCTCGGCGATCTCGCTCTCGCGATAGCCGAGCACGCGGAGTGCTGCGGGCACGGCGCGGTTGATGATCTTGAAGTAGCCGCCGCCGGCCAGCTTCTTGAACTTCACCAGCGCGAAATCAGGCTCGATGCCGGTGGTGTCGCAATCCATGACCAGGCCGATGGTGCCGGTGGGGGCGACCACGGTGACCTGGGCGTTGCGATAGCCGTTGGTCTCGCCGAGCGCGAGCGCGTCGTCCCAGGCCTGGATGGCATGACTGACGAGCGAGACCTGCGGGCAGTGGGCGTGGTCGAGCGGCACGGGAGCCACCGCGAGCGCCTCATAGCCGGTCGCCTCGCCGCGCGCGGCACGGCGATGGTTCTTGATCACGCGCAGCATGTGCGCGGCGTTCTTCTTGTAGCCGGGGAAGGTGCCGAGCTCGCCCGCCATCTCCGCCGAGGTCTTGTAGGCGATGCCGGTCATGATGGCGGAGAGCGCGCCGCACAGCGCGCGGCCTTCCTTGGAGTCGTAGGGCAGACCCATGGTCATCAGCAGGCCGCCGATGTTGGCATAGCCGAGGCCGAGCGTGCGGAACTCATAGGAGAGTTCAGCAATCGCCTTCGACGGGAACTGCGCCATCAGCACGGAGATCTCGAGCACGACCGTCCAGAGCCGGCAGAGATGCTCGTAGGCGCCGACGTCGAAGTGCTTCGTGTCCGTGTCGTAGAAGGTCAGCAGGTTGGCCGAGGCCAGGTTGCACGCGGTGTCGTCAAGGAACATGTATTCCGAGCACGGATTGGACGCGCGGATGTCGCCGGACGCCTTGCAGGTGTGCCAGTCGTTCATCGTGGTGTTGAAGTGCAGGCCGGGATCGGCCGAGGCCCAGGCGGCGTGGCCGATCTTCTCCCAGAGGTCGCGCGCCTTCAGCGTCTTGACGACCTTCTTGTTGGTGCGGCCGATCAGATTCCAGTCGCTGTCGGTCTCGACCGCGCGCAGGAAGTCGTCCTTCAGCGACACCGAATTGTTGGAGTTCTGGCCGGAGACGGTCAGGTACGCTTCCGAATCCCAATCCGTGTCGTAGATCGGGAAGTCGATGTCCTTGTAGCCCTGCTTGGCGAACTGGATCACCCGCTTGATGTAGTTGTCGGGCACCAGCGCGCGGCGCGCGAGCTTGATCTCGCGGCGCAGCGCCGGGTTCTTCTCAGGATCGAAGCAGTCGTCGCCGGAGCCCTCGCAATTGACGCAGGCCTTCATCACGGCCTTCAAATGCTTCTGGTTGATCTTGGAGCCGGTGACGAGAGCGGCGACCTTCTGCTCCTCCTTCACCTTCCAGTCGATATAGGCCTCGATGTCCGGATGGTCGGCGTCGACCACGACCATCTTGGCGGCGCGGCGGGTGGTGCCGCCCGACTTGATCGCGCCGGCTGCGCGGTCGCCGATCTTGAGGAAGCTCATCAGGCCGGACGAGCGGCCGCCGCCGGACAGCCGCTCGCCTTCGCCGCGCAGCCGCGAGAAGTTGGAGCCGGTGCCGGAGCCGTACTTGAACAGACGCGCCTCGCGCACCCACAAATCCATGATGCCGCCCTCGTTGACGAGGTCGTCCTCGACGCCCTGGATGAAGCAGGCGTGCGGCTGCGGATGCTCGTAGGAGGATTTCGACTTGGTCAGCTTGCCGGTCTTGTAGTCGACGTAATAGTGGCCCTGGCCGGGGCCATCGATGCCATAGGCCCAGTGCAGCCCGGTGTTGAACCATTGCGGCGAGTTCGGCGCGACCATCTGCTTCGCCAGCATGATTCGGAGCTCGTCATAGAACGCCTGCGCGTCGTCTTCCGACGAGAAGTAGTTGCCCTTCCAGCCCCAATAGGTCCAGCAGCCGGCGAGACGGTCGAACACCTGCTTCGCCGAGCGCTCGCTGCCGTAGCGCTCATTCTCAGGGAGAGCTGCGAGCGCCTCGGTGTCCGGCACCGAGCGCCACAGCCAGGACGGCACGCTCTCTTCCTCAACCTTCTTCAGGCGTGCGGCGACGCCCGCTTTGCGGAAGTACTTCTGCGCCAGCACGTCGGAGGCGACCTGCGACCAGAACTGCGGCACCTCGACATTCTCGAGCCGGAACACCACGGAGCCATCCGGATTCTTGATCTCGGACGTGGTCAGGCGGAAGTCGATCCCTTGATAGGGTGACTGTCCTTCGGTGGTGTTGCGCCGTTCAATCCGCATCGCGAGCCCCAATTGTTCTTGCCGGACCGCGTTCACAGGCGGCCGGGATCATTGCATCCAAGGGCGGC
Protein-coding sequences here:
- a CDS encoding metallophosphoesterase, with the translated sequence MHLHIFSDLHADMADIKPIEPLPGVDVVVVAGDVCEGAVNGFARLREIVAEDVPIVMVMGNHEYYHRTYPEELNLARAEAARFGVHLLENDAVVLAGVRFAGATL
- a CDS encoding vitamin B12-dependent ribonucleotide reductase encodes the protein MRIERRNTTEGQSPYQGIDFRLTTSEIKNPDGSVVFRLENVEVPQFWSQVASDVLAQKYFRKAGVAARLKKVEEESVPSWLWRSVPDTEALAALPENERYGSERSAKQVFDRLAGCWTYWGWKGNYFSSEDDAQAFYDELRIMLAKQMVAPNSPQWFNTGLHWAYGIDGPGQGHYYVDYKTGKLTKSKSSYEHPQPHACFIQGVEDDLVNEGGIMDLWVREARLFKYGSGTGSNFSRLRGEGERLSGGGRSSGLMSFLKIGDRAAGAIKSGGTTRRAAKMVVVDADHPDIEAYIDWKVKEEQKVAALVTGSKINQKHLKAVMKACVNCEGSGDDCFDPEKNPALRREIKLARRALVPDNYIKRVIQFAKQGYKDIDFPIYDTDWDSEAYLTVSGQNSNNSVSLKDDFLRAVETDSDWNLIGRTNKKVVKTLKARDLWEKIGHAAWASADPGLHFNTTMNDWHTCKASGDIRASNPCSEYMFLDDTACNLASANLLTFYDTDTKHFDVGAYEHLCRLWTVVLEISVLMAQFPSKAIAELSYEFRTLGLGYANIGGLLMTMGLPYDSKEGRALCGALSAIMTGIAYKTSAEMAGELGTFPGYKKNAAHMLRVIKNHRRAARGEATGYEALAVAPVPLDHAHCPQVSLVSHAIQAWDDALALGETNGYRNAQVTVVAPTGTIGLVMDCDTTGIEPDFALVKFKKLAGGGYFKIINRAVPAALRVLGYRESEIAEIEAYAVGHGSLSNAPGVNATTLRAKGFTDEAIAKVEKALPTAFDIKFVFNKWTLGEDFIVKQLGVSAEALASPTFELLAAIGFSKREIEAANVHICGAMTVEGAPHLKAEHYAVFDCANPCGKIGKRYLSVESHIRMMAAAQPFISGAISKTINMPNDATVEDCKAAYLLSWKLALKANALYRDGSKLSQPLNSQLISDDEDEDDAVESFYEKPMAARAAQVSEKIVEKLVERIVVMREREKMPDRRKGYTQKAVVGGHKVYLRTGEYDDGRLGEIFIDMHKEGAALRSFINNFAIAVSLGLQYGVPLEEYVDAFTFTRFEPAGPVQGNDSIKYATSILDYVFRELAVSYMSRFDLAHVDPSESNFDALGRGVDEGKPSEDGPSQQAAKYVSRGLTRSRTDNLVVMRGGSQGSGASSVSSSTGSVGSGATARSSSRTGDAIDGAVALKHEPQHDLSPTEKLEALQWSKAGTANTQVASKAERRAEAKAKGYEGEMCSECGNFTLVRNGTCMKCDTCGSTTGCS